The Streptomyces sp. NBC_00576 genome contains the following window.
GCCCTTCGCCCGCCGCTGCCGCGGACCGCACGGCGAGCGCGGTGATCGTGGACGAGTCCAGGCCGCCGGAAAGCAGCGAGCACAGGGGAACGTCCGAGATCATCTGGCGCGAGACGATGTCCTCGAGCAGCTCACGCACCGCGCTGATGGTGGTCTGCCTGTCGTCGTGGTGCTCGCGTGCTTCCAGCTGCCAGTACCGGGACTTGGTGAGGCCGGATTCGCGGACGCGGACGATCTGGCCCGGCCGTACTTCGTGCATGCCGGAGAAGACGGTCCGCTCCGGCGTCTTGACCATGTCGAGAGCCTCGCACAGGCCCTCCCTGTCCACCCGACGTGGAGCGAGCGGATTGGCCAGGATCGCCTTGGGCTCTGAGCCGAACAGGACACCGTCCGGCGTCGGAAGATAGTAGAGCGGCTTGACGCCCATGCGGTCGCGGACCAGGAGGAGTTCCTCGGTCCGCGGGTTCCATATACCGATCGCGAACATGCCGTTCAGGTGCTCGGCGAACCGGTCGCCCCACTGCAGGTACGCCTTCAGTACGACCTCTGTGTCGCTGCTGGTCCGGAACCTGTGCCCGAACGAGACCAGCTCCTCGCGCAGCTCACGGAAGTTGTACACCTCTCCGCAGAAGGTCAGGGCCGCGAGCGTGTGCCCGTCCTCCTCGGCGACCATGGGCTGGCGGCCGCCTTCGAGATCGATGATGGACAGTCGCCGGTGACCGAACGCGATGTGTTCGGAGATCCACACGCCGTCGGCGTCGGGACCTCTGCAGATCATGGTGTCCGTCATCGCCTGGACCAGTGAACGCTCGTGGCCGAGGTCTCGGGTGAAGCTGAGCCAACCGGAGATTCCACACATCTCGGTGACCTTTCTGTAGAGGAGTACCGGGACGCGTCAGGCGAGCTGCGCGTTCACCTGTTCGAGCAACTGACGAGGGGTCTTCGCCTCGCTGACCACGGTGTCGGAGAGCGTGATGCCGTGGCTCCGCTCCAGCCGGCCGACGGCGTTCAGGAGGGTGAGCGAGTCGAATCCCAGGGCATCGAAGGTGGCGTCTACGAGGTCCGCGCTCGGCTCGACGGGGTCCGCGTCGCCGTTGCAGTCGTTGAGAAGGTCGAACAGCTCGGTGAAACCAATTTCGCTCATGCTTCAATCCGCCTTTTGGAATGGTTTTGTCGGTTCGAACGATCAGCTGCGGAGGTGGTCCGCACTAGTGGAGATAGCGCCCGCCGTCCACGACGACGGTCTGGCCGGTGGTGGCGGTGGCACCCGACAGCGCGAGGATCGAGTCCGCGATCTCCTCCGGGAGGACCACCCGGCCCAGGGCGGTGCTCGCGAGCACGCCCTCCAGGGCAGCCGCGCTGAGCGAGTCGGTCATCTCGGACGCGACCGGGCCCGGAGCCACACAGTTCACCCGGATCCCTCTACCGCCGAGTTCACGGGCCGCGGACCGGGTGAGACCGATGACCGCGGCTTTGGCCGCCGCGTAGTGGGGCCCGAAGGCTCCACCGGTGAAGCCGGCGACGCTGGAAAGGTTGACGACGCTGCCGCGTGCTTCTTCCAGCGGCGCGAGCAGGGCCTTGAGTACGGCGTACGGTGCCTCCACGTTGGACTGGAGGCAGGCTCGGAACTCGTCCGGAGTCAGATCGTCGATCGGCACGGGGCGCGCTCCGCCCACGCAGTTGGCCAGCAGATCCAGTCCGTCCCAGTGGCCGGGGAGCGCGGAGGCGAGCACCGTGGCGCCCTGGTCGTCGGACAGGTCCGCCTGAACGAGCACCAGCCGGTCTCCGAAACCGGTGAGTTCGGCGAGCCGCTCGGGCCGGGACCGGTACTGGGCCAGCACTTCGGCGCCTTGTTCCAGACAGCGCCGGACGAGGCAGAGGCCGAGGTCCCCGGAAGCCCCTGCCACCACCACGGTGCGGGGCGCCGTCATCGGTTCGCCCCCGTCCGGACGACGGCCTTGGGCTCCAGCAGGAATGTGGTGAGGCTGCCGTCGTGCGGGAGTCCCGGGCTGCTTACCCAGGGGTCGGCGGGCCCATCGACGACGCGGCGTACGGTCGGGTCGTTCACGATCTTCTCCAGAAGTTCCGGGGACGACCCGAGAACGGTCAGAACCAGTGAGTCCCGAAGCGGTTTTGTCCCCAGTTCAGCGGTCCAGGGCGCTACCAGGACGAAGGGGAAGGGAAGCTCGGTGCCGAGCTCGGGATGGCCGGGATCCCGGGTGGACATGACGGCTGCCGGCACTGTCCGGGAGCCGTCGGCGAGTTCGGCGGTTCCGTCCGGTCCGGGCTCCGACGTGCGGTGGACACGCAGTCCTGTGCGGCTGAGACGGTCGACCTCTGCGGCGAGGGCAAGAGCGCGGTCAGCGGTGAATGCGGGAAGTGCTGCCCGGGAGTCGAGGACGGGCAGGAGGGGCAGCCGGGCCAGCGCGGTGGCGAGTGCGGCGGCGACCTCGTCCACGTCCTCGGTGGTCAGGACCACCGACGTGTTGGTGCACCGCGTCCCGCCGTCGGCGGCGACGGTGTGGGCGACATGCACGAGGGATGTCTCGTCCGCGGCGCCGCACAGCAGTACTTTGCTGCGGCCTGGGCCGCGTACCGCGACCGACTCCCGGCCCGCCCAACGGGCCATGGTGTCCTGGCCCCCGTAGACGAGCGCCCGGTCCGCGTGCTTGACCAGGAACTCCGCCGTCTCGTGACTGCCGGGCAGGATCGAGATCCGGCCCTTCGGCAGCCCCGCGGCGTACAGAGCGTGGGCCAGCCTCAGCGGGGTGAAGGGATCCCGTCCGCCCGGGCGTACGACGACCCCGTAGCCGAGTGACACTGCCCTCGCCCAGGCCAGATGAGGTTCGGGATGGTTGCTGGGTGCCACCACCGCGAGCGTGCGCCCGCGGCGGGTCCACCGGACCTCGTGGTCCGGGGACGACAACGGGAGCGGCAACTCGGCGGCGGTAGCCGCGGGGGCGTTGGTGAGCCCGTCCCTGATGTACCGCAGGGCGTGGACGAAGACCCGGTGGGGGATTCCGGCGGCGAGCGTGGCCTTGCGGCAGTACTCCTGCGGTGACTCGCCGGCCAGCTCTTCCTCGGCGAACGCCTGACCGGCGCGTGCCAGCAGCTCCGCCGGCACCGGCCCCCCGGCGGCTTCCGCGGCCCGTTTGAGGGCGATCTGGGCCAGGAGCGGAGGTGCCTGCCGTACGTCGGCGAGAAACCGGCCGTCCACCCCGTTCAGGGTCGACGTGTCCTCGCTCTCCCAGACGTCGCCGCCGACCAGGGGGTGCAGGACCAGCCCGGTGGTGGCGCCGCTCACTAGTAGACCCCTTCGATGATGGTGCTGCCCGCAGGTGAGTAGGGACGGATCTCGGCGATGTCATCGCCCAGGGCGCCCTCTGGAGTGCCTACTCGGATGACGCTGTCCCGCTCCGCCACGTTCGGCAGGAACATGTCCTGGCTCAGCAGGTGGACGAGGACTCGGCCGCGTTCGCCCACAGGAACCCGCAGGCCGTTGTCCGGGTCGATGACTTCGACCATGGCCTGCGGCTGGTGGGTGCGGAAGACGCAGCGGTACCCGTCGTAGGAGCCGTGCGGGAGCTGCGGTGCGATGCCCATGAGGCTGTTGCCGTACAGGCCGACCACCGCGGTGTCGGGGAAGAACTCCTCCTCGACCAGCCGCAAGGTGGTGGGGCTGATGCTGGTACCGCTCCAGATGAGTCCTCGCAGTTGCCCCTTGAGCCGGTCGTGCAGCTCCGGGCGGGCGCAGAGGGCCTCCAGCACCGGCGGGGTGATGAACAGAACGCCCACCCGCTGGGTCTCGACGATCAGTTCGGCCTGGTCCAGTACGTGCTGGACGTAGGCGTCCGCTTCGTCACGGCGGCCGTCGGCGATCAGACGCTTCACCCACCGCGGGTCGAAGTCGATGGTGAAGCAGACCCCTCCCCGTGCCTCGGCGAGGGTCCGCATGGAGCGGCCGACGATATGGGGTCCCGTCGGACCGATGTGCAGCCAATGGGATCCCATGGGGAATCCGTGGTCCGTGAGAACCGAGCTGACCCAGTCCAGTGCGCGGGTCCGGGAGCTGCTCTCGACGATCCGCTTGGGGGTTCCGAGGGTGCCCCCCGACTCGTACACACCGAAAGGCCGTCCCGCACAGCCTGCGGGGAAGAGATCGTCGACCGGGACCTTGCGCAGTTCCTCGCTGACGTCGGGGAAGTGTCGCAGGTCCGCGAGAGTCGTGATGTCGGTTCGGGGGTCGAAACCGAGGCCGGCCGCTTTGCGCAGCCAGAACGGCGATCCGGTCTGCTCCCCGAAATGCCATTCCAGAACAGCCCGCAGGTGTTCCTCCCCGCTGAGGGATCCGACCTCCTTGTCAAGGGGCGACCGCAGTTCGAGGCTCATGCCGATACCAGTCCTTCTCGTGCCTTGTGAAATCCGCGGGCGGCGACCAATGCGTTCTCCACCATGCGGAGACCGTGTTCGGTGAAAAGCGATTCCGGGTGGAACTGAACGCTCTCGACATGAAGTTCGCGGTGCCGCAGGGCCATCACCTCGCCGTCCTCGGACCAGGCGCTGACCTCGATCTCCGGAGGCAGTGTGGCGGGGGCTACGACCAGCGAGTGGTACCGCGTCACGGTGAGGGGTGAGGGGAGCCCGGTGAACACTCCGCGACCGTCGTGCGTCACCCGCGAGCACTTTCCGTGCATCGGCTTCTTCGCGTGGACGACCTCAGCCCCGAACACCTGGCCGATCGTCTGATGTCCCAAGCACACGCCGAAGATCGGGACACGGCCCGCCAGGGAGCGAACAGCTTCGAGCGAGATCCCGGCGCTGTCCGGATTTCCGGGCCCTGGAGAAATGAGGAGGAGGTCGGGTGCGAGCTTCACGATCGTGTCGACCGACACCTCGTCGTTGCGGAAAACCTGGCATTCCACCCGGAGGGCGCCCGCATACTGCACGAGGTTGTAGACAAAGGAATCGTAGTTGTCGATGACGCAGATCATCCGATCGCCCTCTCCAGGTCGATTCCGACGGCGCGGGCCGCGGCTCCGAGTTTGGCCAGGCATTCGGCGTATTCCTGTTCGGGGTCGGAGTCGAACACGATGCCGCCGCCCGCCTGCAGCCGTACCTGTCCCTGATGCAGGACGACGCTGCGAATGGTCAGATACAGATCGACGTCCTCGCCGCCGAAACTGCCGACGGCCCCCGAGTAGAAGGCGCGGCCGACCGGTTCCAGTTCGTCGATGATCTCCATCGCGCGAATCTTGGGCGCGCCGGTCATGGTGCCCGCGGGGAAGGTGGCCGTGATCAGATCCGCCCCGGACTGTTCCGGCCGCAACTGCCCGGTGACATCCGAGGTGAGGTGCATGACGTGCGAGTAGCGGTCCACCTCCATGAGGTGCGGAACGTTGATGCTGCCCGAAGTGCAGACCCGGCCGAGGTCGTTGCGGGCCAGGTCGACCAGCATTCGGTGTTCGGCCACTTCCTTGTCGGACGCCAGTAGCTCCTGCTCGGCCAGCCGGTCGGCAGCCTCGTCGGCGCCGCGTGGGCGGGTGCCGGCCAGCGGGCGGATGAGGGCCTCGCCGCCGGACAGCGTGACGCATGGCTCCGGCGAGCAGCCGGCGACTTCGAACTCCCGGCTGCGGTACCAGAACTGGTACGGCGAGGGGTTGAAGGAACTGAGCGCCGCGTAGAGCGCGAGTCCATCGGCATCGGCCTCGGCGGTGAGCCCCAGTGACAGTACGACTTGGAAGATGTCTCCGTTGACGATGTAGCGTTTCGCCTGCTGAACGGCTTTGTGGTAGTCGGAGCGGGTCAGCGTGAACTGTCCGACCCCCACCCGGGGGGTCTTCAGCGGCTGCGGAGCAGGGCCGGTCAGCAGGCGGACCGCCCGCGCGCAGGCGCGCGCGGCGGCGGACGGGTCGACGCCGCGCCCGATGACGCGCACGGCGCCCGGTTCGAAACGTATGAGGATCTCGGGGACGAAGAAGTCGTAGACGGGTAGGTCCGTGTCGTCGCGTGGCTTGAGCCGCTCGATGTCACGTGCGGCGTCGTAGCCGATGACGCCGAACCAGCGTCGTTCCTCGGCCACTTCGGCGTCTGCGAAATTCAGGTCCTCGATGAACCGGACGGCTCGGTGCAGGGCCGTCTGCCGGGGTTTCCGATTCAGCTCCGCTGCCAGCCCGCAGCTGATCAGAGCGAGCTCACCGACTGCCAGGACTCCGGGTCGTGTCTCCCCGGCGTACGAGGTGGCGAGCAGGATGCGTCCATGGCCCCGCATCGCGGCGGCCGCATTCGCGGGGTCCATGCGGCCGGGTAGCAGCCTCTCGCACCGGTGGACGGTGTCGCCCTCGCGCAGCGCGGAAATGATGGAGACCGGATCTGCCATGGGCGTGCCTGTCATGCCGAATCCACCCCCGCGTAGGAGGCCGGGA
Protein-coding sequences here:
- a CDS encoding acyl carrier protein, whose translation is MSEIGFTELFDLLNDCNGDADPVEPSADLVDATFDALGFDSLTLLNAVGRLERSHGITLSDTVVSEAKTPRQLLEQVNAQLA
- a CDS encoding SDR family NAD(P)-dependent oxidoreductase, translating into MTAPRTVVVAGASGDLGLCLVRRCLEQGAEVLAQYRSRPERLAELTGFGDRLVLVQADLSDDQGATVLASALPGHWDGLDLLANCVGGARPVPIDDLTPDEFRACLQSNVEAPYAVLKALLAPLEEARGSVVNLSSVAGFTGGAFGPHYAAAKAAVIGLTRSAARELGGRGIRVNCVAPGPVASEMTDSLSAAALEGVLASTALGRVVLPEEIADSILALSGATATTGQTVVVDGGRYLH
- a CDS encoding aldehyde dehydrogenase family protein is translated as MSGATTGLVLHPLVGGDVWESEDTSTLNGVDGRFLADVRQAPPLLAQIALKRAAEAAGGPVPAELLARAGQAFAEEELAGESPQEYCRKATLAAGIPHRVFVHALRYIRDGLTNAPAATAAELPLPLSSPDHEVRWTRRGRTLAVVAPSNHPEPHLAWARAVSLGYGVVVRPGGRDPFTPLRLAHALYAAGLPKGRISILPGSHETAEFLVKHADRALVYGGQDTMARWAGRESVAVRGPGRSKVLLCGAADETSLVHVAHTVAADGGTRCTNTSVVLTTEDVDEVAAALATALARLPLLPVLDSRAALPAFTADRALALAAEVDRLSRTGLRVHRTSEPGPDGTAELADGSRTVPAAVMSTRDPGHPELGTELPFPFVLVAPWTAELGTKPLRDSLVLTVLGSSPELLEKIVNDPTVRRVVDGPADPWVSSPGLPHDGSLTTFLLEPKAVVRTGANR
- a CDS encoding phenazine biosynthesis protein, whose amino-acid sequence is MSLELRSPLDKEVGSLSGEEHLRAVLEWHFGEQTGSPFWLRKAAGLGFDPRTDITTLADLRHFPDVSEELRKVPVDDLFPAGCAGRPFGVYESGGTLGTPKRIVESSSRTRALDWVSSVLTDHGFPMGSHWLHIGPTGPHIVGRSMRTLAEARGGVCFTIDFDPRWVKRLIADGRRDEADAYVQHVLDQAELIVETQRVGVLFITPPVLEALCARPELHDRLKGQLRGLIWSGTSISPTTLRLVEEEFFPDTAVVGLYGNSLMGIAPQLPHGSYDGYRCVFRTHQPQAMVEVIDPDNGLRVPVGERGRVLVHLLSQDMFLPNVAERDSVIRVGTPEGALGDDIAEIRPYSPAGSTIIEGVY
- a CDS encoding anthranilate synthase component II gives rise to the protein MICVIDNYDSFVYNLVQYAGALRVECQVFRNDEVSVDTIVKLAPDLLLISPGPGNPDSAGISLEAVRSLAGRVPIFGVCLGHQTIGQVFGAEVVHAKKPMHGKCSRVTHDGRGVFTGLPSPLTVTRYHSLVVAPATLPPEIEVSAWSEDGEVMALRHRELHVESVQFHPESLFTEHGLRMVENALVAARGFHKAREGLVSA
- a CDS encoding anthranilate synthase component I family protein — its product is MTGTPMADPVSIISALREGDTVHRCERLLPGRMDPANAAAAMRGHGRILLATSYAGETRPGVLAVGELALISCGLAAELNRKPRQTALHRAVRFIEDLNFADAEVAEERRWFGVIGYDAARDIERLKPRDDTDLPVYDFFVPEILIRFEPGAVRVIGRGVDPSAAARACARAVRLLTGPAPQPLKTPRVGVGQFTLTRSDYHKAVQQAKRYIVNGDIFQVVLSLGLTAEADADGLALYAALSSFNPSPYQFWYRSREFEVAGCSPEPCVTLSGGEALIRPLAGTRPRGADEAADRLAEQELLASDKEVAEHRMLVDLARNDLGRVCTSGSINVPHLMEVDRYSHVMHLTSDVTGQLRPEQSGADLITATFPAGTMTGAPKIRAMEIIDELEPVGRAFYSGAVGSFGGEDVDLYLTIRSVVLHQGQVRLQAGGGIVFDSDPEQEYAECLAKLGAAARAVGIDLERAIG